The window GCCgcgaatccaattttttttatgttctgtttttttaatataattttaacacatGACAATGgtcttatttgttataataaatgttgGTATGcgatcttaattaatattttaattaaagattgtaTTTCTCACATTTCCAAATCACATTTTCAGACTTATGAAGGTAACAAGGTAATAATGTTTGACATATCAATTTTTAGACTTTGACACATTGAATTTCCAGGCTTAGTCTAACTTTGGAAATggcagtaaaaaagaaaaaaatgcggAACTTACTGAAGTTAAAATGCTTAAACTTAAGGTTCAATGCTAAAATGCTTACACACTAGGTATGACCAGAATATTGACTATAAAGTTCAAATTATCACTCTTCTCCTTCAATGGAACTAAATTAATCATTGCTTATAAAGCAATAAACATGAGCAATACTTTATATAACatgaacagaaaaaaagttataaacattgataatgtaaaatagaataataataaataaaatagaagtaatacaaaataaaccaATCTTATGtgtagtaatacaaataaaagcataaaaaatcatacatatcTTTGTGTTCAGAGCCATCAAAGCAATTATTACAGgttgtttataatgttttaggcaaattttttttttttcatgacttGTACAAAATGTGTGCCCTATTATTTTACATGGCCCACAAATATGACAAATGCCAGGCCTTGTCAGAACTTCTGTAATTGAGGAGCTTGAATCTCTGTAGTCCTTTACGAAAAGGGCCAGTTGTTTTGGAAGTCTCTGGAGTTTGGCTCATCCTTTTAAATTTTCCTCCACAAGTTCAACAGCCAACTGATAAAGGAAGTCTCTTCTCAACAAACTTTCCTTGGTTTGTTCGTTTGCCAAATACACATCCCATTTACAACGGCCAGGTCAAGTAGTCGAAAAAACATGGTCACCTTTGTTTATTCCTTGATGTGGAGATGTGAGAACACATCAAATCCACCATGTCTACATCACCTTTTGCAGCGCTGTAGTCCATTATCTGGATGGGTTTCCCAGTTTCTCTGTCGATTCCATTATTATCATGCGtggttgaaataattaatatgacaGTTTTCTTTCTCGTGACAAATAAAATCAAGGTTTTGTTGTCTTGGTATCCAAACATGGTGCTCCCTGGtacataattcctttttattgtaataaactaGGGTGGAGGGGAATTTCTGCTTTATTTTTATGCAGAGTTCCCAGGAAAGTCATTCCTTTGTGCAGGTGATCTTAAGCAAGACTGTAGCTACTAAATTATTCTTCCAAATCTGGGCTCCATCATCCTGTTTCTTGTGTCCCTCCTCATCTGTTCCTGTTTCTTCTTTTGGATGTAAATGTTGGTAAACTTAACAGTACCATCAATCATTTCAGATAATGAAGTGTTGATAATTATTACCTAACATGTGCAAAAATGAGCTATACAAATTTTGAGTTATACAAATTTTTGACTGACCCACTGCCATAAGATATATCCTAGTCCATAATCAATATTAGTTACCAAGTGCAATGATCTACTCACTGAAGGTTAAATCATGTGgtagaataaataaactgatgatataataaagcaatataataacaaaaatgagtAAAATGTAACTTACATTTTGACAACAATGCTGAAATGAAGTGGTGGTTCTGCAGGCAATTTGCCACGGCTCTACACATTTGAAATTCTGGAGCTCACTGACCTTGGCAGACAGGGCAAAACTTTTGGTGACTGGATGCTACCGCCCTCTAGGATAGTCATTTGAGAATACCCTCTCCCACCGATGAAGGTTAAAAATAAGCCAAATTTCAGTATTCTGACCTTTGGaagcagtaaaaaatatatactcatacatatatatatatatatatgtacacacacacctTTTCAACCAAGTGATGGCAAATATACACCCTGGGCATTTCATTTTAACATCCCTCCCTCGTCAATCTTGTAAACTACACACGATACAAAAAAATGACTGAAACAAGTTACTTGGACTGGAGGTTGACATCTCGTGGTACCTTGGATTTACCTTGAAATTGACCATTAATTCaaggttaacaattttttttttcaaatgggaTGACCTATTTTTGACTACACTAATGAAAAgagtgaaaaattttacattggaatattttactttactttatttgaaGTTCATGAGGCTGACCATCATAGATAATGTTGTACAGGTGCTGGATtctttttgcagatatttttcaatcactggtttctaagttgtgagaagagatatcagatagattaaaatgtaatacccaataaatttttttttttcgaaaattcaaataattcattaacatattgaccactctgctaatacaatttattattgaatgaaatataaaccagcaAAACCCAGTTAACAGAGAAGTTAAACTTACCcaattaattccaagaatcaattttcacagGATCTGCGAAATATGTAAATACccaaattctgctgtccagtactggattgtatgtgtgtatgtattttaaaattcaaataattcattaacatattaaatacTGGACAGAAGAATTTGCATATTCGtgcataataaatttcaaaattttcaaaaaagaaaatttcaacaaattaacaaaattttaaataaatatgtttttaatgtaatagaattAATAACAACAGTAGATGCGGAATCCTCTGAAAATCAATTCTTGGGATTAATtgggtaagtttaacttatctatttactgtgttttggtggtttatattttatttattattaaacatatgtaTTGATAATATGATAttcattatatcattattatcatcattatttatcTAAACATGTGATTATTTTAGGGTCCAATATCAGTTGCTGTTTTTGCTGAAGATCATCAGATATCTGAAGCTTTATGGAAGTTAGCAGGTCTTCGATCATGTTTCACAAGTATATTGCATAATGTTTCGTTTTCTCTTGTTTCACCATTGCCTGCAAAGAGCTCACCGCCAATATCTATACCATCTCTACCTCCAGCACATCCGTGTCATTTACAACCACAGTCTTCTGATATATTTCAACATGCTAATTATGCTAATACaagaaattttccaaataatttattgaGAAACGTTGCACGTCGCGCCACACCTTCTGATTTTATTCTTGTAATTGATATTGACATGTTACCAAGCGCTAATTTAAGACAGGTAAGTACcagactatatttttttatattcattatcattgttgtactttttataacaattaataaggCCCTGGCTGATTTCAAACAAAGGtctggattatttttataatgaaacagaCTCTTCAACAATTCTGGTACGTTTTTTAAGCCTTTGACTTTTAtatttaaaccattaaattaCCATTTACAGTAAATCCATCTAAAACAGAAAGTAATGAGACATAAAACAAATTCCTGCTTTGGCAGATTTCCACTTAAATAGGGAGTATTTCATGTAGgtgagattgtaaaaaaaattaaatgtaatttagtttaaTCAGTTTGGTAgtagaaattatcttttaaaattttagtatttaaaaaaaatcataatgaacctaaaaaaatatcatatgttGCAATAAATagcataaatacatatttattcaaGACGTTTATTATCACATTCAGCCAAAGATTTTGGACagcaataatttatgaaataatcagGTTGATTGCCATTGTATATGACCTTCATATTTTGCTCTTTTATTCTGCTATTGTCATAGCATCagcatttcatataaatttaattccatcagatattatttttttaagcattcaaGCTAGccatttgatgttttttattttttttttcttagtgtttTCACCCCTTCCAAATCTTGAGCTTGAATAATTTGTGGTAACGTAAGTGTTCATTTCACTTGTGTACATGTACTTTTTTATGAATCACTCTCAAATGTTGAAGTTAACTTTGTTATTTTCAGTCATCATTCATTGTTATCTATTTTCTGATCAACCATCAAAGGTTActgttttttcccctttttttataatcacagattATATAACCTTTTTCTTAGTATTCATCTCCATTTCCTACCAGTACTTTTTAAGACTCACTGACCTTTATCCCAGATTCTTATGTTacttctcttttttgttttagaacTTCTTGGGAGAAAATCCTTCTTTCTgagattaaaatcattaattattctttGCATCTTTATTACACTGACTTTgctatagaattattttaaaattgtataatgagaaatttatataataatatttgtttaatttttattttgccaatTAAAGTTATTGCCGTATATTTATTTTcaggcatttataaaaaaataaaacctaaaataataggcaaataaaataaaatctgcaaaatttaaaaaatagtttaaatattcagatttgaaatttaaattttgtgttatatttataatttattattatgagcaaaaaaaaaaaatttaaacaagcaataaaaataagtgtAGTATCATACTATTATATGCAATATTCATTCTATATTTCAAAGTAactcaaaaatcataataaagtgACACATAAAAACTGAACAGAAGACCAACATTGTTTTTATCAAATCAAATATATTACTgcaatatatttactttaaaataacttgGAATATATTAGTGCAATCTATTTACAatgaatattctatttaaaataccaccacaaattttcctttcatttcaTCATTCCATTACAAGATTAAAGGCTagaatatcaattatttaataaacgtttAAGGACAAGGAAAGTTCCTGAGGCAGGTTAGTTTTCAAATTAATCTTGGTGTTTAAGAAAGATCAGAAACTacagattaattaatttcttatgagtggtatataaaataattatgactgTAATTgggaaaagaatagaaaataacttAGAAACTTAGCATCAAGAGAACAAACTggatttgagaaaaattattcaaCTCTGGATAGCATTTTAACAActgagaatttaattatgaaagtcaaatgttataatttttccatAGTTTTCGTTATTTGTTGATTTCATTAATAcagcttttaaatgaaaaatacattgaaTAACTTCAAACAACATGGAATTAACAATTCATATCTTAATGTGTTCAGAGTAACATTTATCATGATAACTCAATCAAAGATATAAGAGTAAAGACAGGTCTGAAACAAGGTGATATGCCATCTGCAAAGCTATTCAATGCAGTTTTGaagttatttcagaaaataagaaAGCATAGGAATAAGAATCTTTGGAGAAATGGTTTAACAATTTGAGATCTGCTAATGACATAATCCTGATTGGCAAGAATATAAGTTTACAGAAAGAGACAGGAAGACAAAGGTGTACATAAAATGAGGAGCATTGGTGGACAATATGAGTAGACTAActtctatgagaaaattaatttggACAGGTCACTTCATGAGAACTactgatgaaaagtggataaaaaAGATTAGATAATTATCCTCTTCTACTAAATTAAGTAGTACCCTAGTGcttataatatgtttaaaataattgtgtattgtaaaattttgttttatgcagCAATTATCTGAACTTAGATTTAATTATATGACACATGGCACTTTAAAATCTTGTGGTAGCCCTGTAAAGGGCTGTTTGAGGTTTTTGGAAAGATGGTCCTGAAAGGGCTGCTTTATCCGGAAGCTAGTCTCTGGCAATGTTGGCTTGGctgtagtcggggagttgcgaCTCATCCGTTGGAATCAAACTGAGCTTCCCCTCAGTGGCTGTTGAATCCCCACTACAGCTAGGCAGTGGTGGCACCCAGAGCTCTGCAATGTCAGGTTGGCGTCAGTCATCTTCTGCCAGCACAGTTGAAGCGGTTCTCCCTGAGAAATCCCATGCTGGGTCCGCCAACCTGGATGATGGGAGCCAACAGATCCCTCAGAACCAGGCCTACTGCTCTGGTGAGGATCTTGGTATCCATCGGGAAGTGTTCCACCTTGTGccgttcagggaaaatctttctTCAGCTTCTTCTTCAGGCAGTGATCagcgatgaattaaaaatttgctgTGATGTTTGCTCTTTTAAAGGCACCTGCAAGTGGTGGGTATGCTGTGGTGAGAAAGTTACGCAGTCAGCTACAGTTATGCAGTTGGTGGGGAGTGGCACCTGTGCTGGCATGTACGTTACTGTACTCCcactgacatctgagctgctaacGTTTTATTCACCGATATGATCCTCAGCATGTACAtggcaacaatatatatatatatgtatgtgtgtgtgtgtgtaagcatGCGGGTgcgctgtgtgtgtgtgtgtgtgtatgaactGTATATTGtcagcataatatatatatatgcatacttatataaattatattgacaATATATAGTAAAagtacaacaattttaaatagtatcaagcaataaataaattagttcagTATAATTTATGAGTGATctctatttcaaaaattaaaccataatattttctttaaaagacaAAATCCCATTATTAGATTAAAGGCCACAAATAGCATTTTAAGTTAAAGgcaaattttagaattttctgcaacaatagaaaaaaatagatttattattgtcAAAATAGAAAGGTTAGGAAAGGGTTATTTCCCATAACCCATtgattgggttggtctagtggtgaacttgtcatcgtaaatcaggtgattttgaagtccgagagttctaagcttcaaatcctagtaaagggagttactttatatggatttgaatactagatcatggataccagtgttctttggtgaattttttttaacctcctggaccattgttaggtatttgcttcagaggatgagatgaatgatttgtagtgtttgtgaaaatgccatacctgaccgggattcgaacccgggaccgtTGGTaattgggttccaattaaccactcgtctcaggaatggtcaacctgagactgtacaagactacacttcatttacattcatacatatcatcctctgaagtaatacttaacggtggttccgaacactaaacaaaaaaagaaaggggTTTTCCCATTAACTTCATGTACATTTCCTTCATTCAAACCTCTGTAATTCTACAGTaaaagtttctttcatttttcattttcaaaggtaaatattttaaaacaaaaattgtgaaaGGCGAtattaatcacataaaaaaaactcCTCTTAATTtcagctttaatttaattttttctcttttgatacAGGTTTTTaggaacttatttaaaaaaaactgtttgataaTAAACAGGAGAATAACAGCTTTAAAAGCTGTACCAGTGCTTGTTCACTGGTACACTTATAAGCTAACctaatacgattttaaaataaataaaaggcgaTTCATTATTAGGGtgtttttcatgtaaattaatggtgttattctgtataatattattcaatgaagatatttaagatttaaatggAAACTTTTTCACAATAAAGTGAAACAATTTCTTACAGAAAATATGCAAATTTAGATAGTTACCAAACTTCTGAATCATTTAGCCCTGTTTTCTTACACTTTTGGCAGTACTTAATCAAATTCACCATTGAAATTAATTGTTCTGCTACTGATCAAAGTCCAAAAGGTCAATTCCATTTTGCATGTTGATTTCATCATTCTCATTTGACCAGTCCCAGGATGACaaactgttttaattatgttttaagatttctacaattatatttttataaatatataaatcatttaccAACAATTATATATGTAACACGTCCAAACACTTTCAGAAAGTaatttccatcatcaggaacacactaatttattatgtatgtaataataaataaataaaacttcacatattaattatacaaCACTTGATTGTGATGTATGTTAAAATTATgccaatgtaaaacattttatacatatggtggtctcaattgttatgtcaACATGACCCCAAGACAAGACAAGATGTACTATGTTGACACAGTTTTAACATACGTGATatcaattattatatacaaaaaaaatgttatataattaatatggtaagttttatttattattacatacataataaattagtGTGTTCCAGATGATGTAAATTACTTTCTGGAAGCACTTTTACGTTTTACATGTATTATTGGTAAgcggtttatatatttattataattctatattatacCAACAGGCCGTGTTAAACAAAATCAACCtgaattatttttctagttttaataaacaaattttatttgtaaaataattaataattaatttgtaagtaaTTAGCGTAAATTATTAagatcaaaaaaatgttattgaaaagtAGAAGATAAATGTAAGTTTGATGTATTTATGTTGAATTAGTACAACTACTGTATAGGTTTTTAGTAAAATCAGAACATTTTATTGAAAGCaatcaaacacaaaaataaaggtaaaaattgcATTGTAATCAACTTAGAATCTGTAGTATCATCCAGAAAATTTGTATTACTTTGTACATAAAAACTTCTTCTAGtacataaatagatttttttattgtatataaaaagtaacaattattaaatttgtcttttttagGACTTTTTTGAATTTGCTTCACAGCGTGGTTTATTCAGGAAAGCAGAAAGAGAagataaaacagtttttgttGTACCAGCATTTGAATTGAAAGATGGTATACCACCTCCTCGACATAAAAAGCAATTACTTAAAATGGTTGAAACTGGTGAAGTTAGACCATTCTACAGTGAACTGTGCTGGAAATGTCaggtattatatatttatatgtactataGTCAACGTAAGTCAACGcaattttgtttacagttattacagattaatattaaatatttcatatttatacagTTACTAATCCACCGGAGTGCAAAATTGAATTGAAGATAAtcttatagatatttaaaaaaaaaaacattttcagtccCACATCATTATTTaccatgatttcttttttaattgtttcataccAATTATAGCCTgcacaataaaaaatagaatagtaGGGATTACTTCTCTTTGTCagaactattttaaaaactttgtatgTGAAACTATCAGTTCTGCATCAAGTTATACAACTATGTGGTATAACTAACTGAAGATAATGGTCAAGGTAAGATTACTGAAGGTAATGGATAATGGtggtttattaaaacatttatattttgttctaatattttaagattagttACAGATTGTaactgaatgtttatttttaatcaagcAGTCAGTGACATTAGACatctagttttattttcaaatgctcTACAGAGTTCCAAAACTGATTTCATGAAGatttgttttatgatgtttaagcctaaatttatttttatggttgaTATTTCtccattattaatgtattttaagtattttgcAACCATCTAAGAATTACAACCATTTtctgcaaaatttgttttattttttctgtgttgcctatttatctgtttttatctatatttgtctattttttgtttatttaatctaaaaaaaaaacatcaagtcCAGTACTGAAATCAATACCATGTACATGATTTCTTAAAATAGTGTTTATTAGGGAAGTAATTcctaatattctaatttttattgtgcAAAATTGAAGATGAAAAATGCAGCTAATAATGTGAGTTcctgtgaaaacattttttagaaaataagagAAGAGAGGTTATCTTTGGTTCAGTTTTGTACTTTGATGGATTTGTACTAGTATGAATTATATCTGAATCAGTGTAAATGTATTAATGacttttaatataactttaaatattggatagttttattttttcatttttgacattctgcaaatattttctgttttgcgTCAAAATTCTTCTGATTCAAAGATGGAACACAGTTTTTAACATGtgttcaattacatttttaaaaaaaataaaaatatgatctaCTTCTTTACATAATTGCTACTTAAATTGAGACATTCATCGTAGCAATTTATACACTTGTCATACTCTTTTATTGCTAATCCATATATTTACTATTGCAATCTTCTTTCAAGACTTACCACTCAAATTGTTTGCCACCTAAAAATTCTTAATGGACAGTTTTACCAATAACTATCCTAGAAATATccggaaaaataaattttaagttcaaaactgtgacaatgatttttttttacatttcattattaacatGTTTCTTAAAGTCATTGGTGATGATTTAGTCACTTGAAATGGTATTTGTCGTAAACATTCATTGTATTGTTAAACATTTCATTCATTCCtttcatctgttttatttatactatttgtcATCTATGAATTTCCATcaatatcacattttaaaaattcaaaaaatatatcgttACAGAATTTCAGGTAATAGTAACAGAGATTGTTGTATTCATTGAACAGTTTTTGTGTGTTCTAAAATCACAATAAGTACTACATTATATCAACAAATTGATCAACCTTGAATTGACATACTAAAGTCTACAGAGCATTTATTGAGTGGGTGTTACTATCTAGCGAgttcttgtattttaatttgataattcatttacattaaataatgaattaattattaagtaagttAATGAAGTCGTGTGcagttaaagaaaagtaaaaggaccttaaaggattttaaaaattacctaaaatgaaTGTTTTGAAAAGTAAAGTGTGTATTGATCTATTTTTCAGATCCTTCAACAAACTCATAACCAgaaagtgtgtgtgtatatatttcaaaattcttaatgctttttatagtttacattaaatagtggcaaatacaacaaataaaattttcatgacaTTCTAAGACCATGGGTTTCACGACCTGGATGATTTGATATGGATTGACCCTAAGGGCCCATCTGAATGCTTGCTTTGCCAATATAGGCATTTAGGCATCAAGTCCCAGTTAGCTTAGATATTTTCTGTTAGAATGAGATGGATGtttggagaactctgtgatggaaaTGCAATGTGGGAGGGTGATGGCATTGACCTTGCTCCTGCAagagaccagagcagagagagatagggtatatgttttcattagaggcttattaaatttctgaatcagtttcttgatttttaagtaaagtgattgtagaaaaaaattgttaggatgaacACTTGTTTTgctggtatgaggatagtatttttggtgtctAAAAACTCAATCAAGTTATGATCTaagtgcatagtctaattaaaGTTACACATAGTAAGAGTTTTGGTGTGAAACTTTTGGTGTTTGATAGAAATGTCTGCCAAGACATTGCATCAGTGGCATCATGACAGGGGCCAACTGATGACTGTGAACTGTATCAactttagagggtctaaaagacgacctccagtaaagcccatcagatcTAGGAACAGAAGAAGTGGTGTGGCGACTTGGATTGTCACATGTCTATCCCCTACAGGTGTCAGGATGCAGGAATAAAAAGGAATTCAAATGGTCTGGAAGACAACTAGTCAGTGAGGCAGTAGACTTGTTTTGTTTTGattctaaaacataattattactaaataattaattttttgttgttgatagaTTCATACAGATTATGAATCTTGGCAGAGAGAACCTCCTTCATCTGAGTTGATTCCATTATTTGAAGTTCTATGGAAAGATCCTTGGGAACCTTTTTATATTGCCAGAAACACAGTGCCATTTTACGATGAACGTTTTAAACAGTATGGTTTCAACAGAATCAGTCAggtgtgtataaataaatatttgtaaatttcattaatatttatatttgttttatcttcaaaaaatttgttttaataatcagGTTTCCTGTTACTtaagttcattaatatttttttgtaacagttttttcaaaagaaagttAAATCTTTTTCAAGGAAATTGTGGTACATGTTGGAACAGTAATTATTTCTACAGGCCCAAAAGACATTCTGTCTTTTAGGAAATCAGTGCACTTAATTCACCTTATACCAATATTATTTACCCAAGAAGAACTATGGAACACGCATCTGATCATTTCTGACTTTACCCTATTatagttttatcaatttaaaacagATCTTGTGGGAATTGCTTTTTTCAGAAGTCATTGCATTTAACTATTGATACCCATGAAATTTACTGCTTTTTGGTACtttattgttaagaaatattagatttatttgaCCATTGAGTGAGCAtgctaaatataaatgtaaagtgTATTGCTAGGATTTACTTCAGTCAGTTAT of the Lycorma delicatula isolate Av1 chromosome 10, ASM4794821v1, whole genome shotgun sequence genome contains:
- the LOC142331304 gene encoding beta-1,4-glucuronyltransferase 1-like, with the protein product MHHFLWGKLVLVLVAVVAVLQVIHLVLLSRLEARHHQQHHQFHHSNSNLPPNGNVQDNDVGSELQTTEVETAFGNLVRTLEQSRVLDSSGEYQVVSGIATALKQPHPHRLIGTTPDISLVTQCSYDHLYRLVQLSQRWQGPISVAVFAEDHQISEALWKLAGLRSCFTSILHNVSFSLVSPLPAKSSPPISIPSLPPAHPCHLQPQSSDIFQHANYANTRNFPNNLLRNVARRATPSDFILVIDIDMLPSANLRQDFFEFASQRGLFRKAEREDKTVFVVPAFELKDGIPPPRHKKQLLKMVETGEVRPFYSELCWKCQIHTDYESWQREPPSSELIPLFEVLWKDPWEPFYIARNTVPFYDERFKQYGFNRISQVCELHVAGYKFSVLNNAFLVHIGFKTSFSFHSDKDIDQERNRVLFRQFKMELKSKYPESSRRCY